Proteins encoded together in one Deinococcus planocerae window:
- a CDS encoding AAA family ATPase, producing MPPVLLLLTGAPASGKSRLAARLAAELAWPLLSRDRIRELLWDALPSGSEAREASADTAWRLFYSLTGDLLANGSNVIAESSLHFRRAVDELQPVLARATTAHVHLDCDRDVRVERYAARAANRHPCFNDSALALRYRDEADR from the coding sequence GTGCCCCCGGTCCTCTTGCTCTTGACGGGTGCGCCCGCCAGCGGCAAAAGCCGGTTGGCCGCCCGACTTGCAGCCGAGTTGGCGTGGCCGCTGCTGTCTCGTGACCGGATCAGGGAATTGTTGTGGGACGCTTTGCCCTCAGGAAGTGAGGCGCGGGAGGCGTCTGCCGACACGGCCTGGAGGCTGTTCTACTCGCTGACGGGGGACCTTCTTGCCAACGGCTCGAATGTCATTGCGGAAAGCAGCCTGCACTTCCGGCGGGCGGTGGACGAACTTCAGCCCGTCCTGGCGCGGGCGACCACGGCGCACGTTCATTTGGACTGCGACCGGGACGTTCGTGTGGAACGCTACGCCGCCCGCGCGGCCAATCGGCACCCCTGCTTCAACGACTCGGCGTTGGCCCTACGCTACCGGGATGAAGCGGACCGCTGA